From Salvelinus namaycush isolate Seneca chromosome 2, SaNama_1.0, whole genome shotgun sequence, one genomic window encodes:
- the card19 gene encoding caspase recruitment domain family, member 19 has protein sequence MVSRREGPFKGKKGLHTMGDSFHDQLLEDSRFLRTDRRLDTELVDKLILQLNRIYPQILTDKEATKFRDLDVPTCVRLAELLAHLQGKGEEACREFYRALHLHVEEVYFSLPTRLRLRGSVDPFTVTASPTQPRYVLNDRGPLFFLSCFGVAVGMALLYYYGEAKVTGGSRALGMAALGLGRRAREVLIWYAEDPIRK, from the exons ACAGCTTCCATGACCAGCTATTGGAGGACAGtcggttcctcaggacagaccgTCGACTGGACACAGAACTAGTGGATAAGCTCATCCTGCAGCTCAACAGGATCTACCCACAGATCCTCACAGACAAGGAGGCCACCAAA TTTAGGGACCTTGATGTGCCCACCTGCGTCCGACTGGCCGAGCTCCTGGCTCACCTGCAGGGGAAAGGTGAAGAGGCCTGCCGGGAGTTCTACCGGGCGCTTCACCTGCATGTGGAAGAGGTGTACTTCAGCCTACCAACACGCCTCCGCCTCAGAG GTTCTGTAGACCCGTTCACGGTTACAGCCTCACCCACCCAGCCGAGATATGTGCTGAACGACCGAG gtCCTCTGTTCTTCCTGAGTTGTTTCGGCGTTGCGGTGGGGATGGCTCTACTGTATTACTATGGCG AGGCCAAAGTAACAGGGGGAAGCAGGGCTCTTGGCATGGCTGCTCTTGGACTGGGCCGACGAGCCAGAGAGGTTCTCATATGGTACGCTGAAGACCCCATCAGGAAGTAG